Proteins encoded in a region of the uncultured Paludibaculum sp. genome:
- a CDS encoding polyphosphate kinase 2 family protein, with product MKKPAESRIDSLADRMIVPPGKKKLSIPKDFDAAWKPKSMDKKQATAALEDGIRMLAAIQDKLYAQDNYALLVIFQAMDAAGKDGAIKHVMSGINPQGCQVYSFKAPSNEELDHDYLWRCFKALPERGRIGIFNRSYYEEVLVTKVHPAIIESQKLPAHLKDKKIYQRRYREINNFEEYLHNNGIITLKFFLNVSRDEQKKRFLERIDRDEKNWKFSASDAKERSHWDEYMQAYAECIRATSTKNSPWYVIPADNKWVSRLAVAGIMYQTLKGLKLEYPTVSEQQKQALTEAKRLLEAEK from the coding sequence ATGAAGAAACCGGCGGAGAGTCGAATCGACAGTCTCGCGGACAGAATGATCGTTCCGCCGGGCAAGAAGAAACTGTCGATCCCAAAGGACTTCGACGCTGCATGGAAGCCGAAGTCCATGGATAAGAAACAGGCCACTGCGGCCCTGGAAGACGGCATCCGGATGCTGGCCGCAATCCAGGACAAACTTTACGCCCAGGACAACTACGCTCTTCTCGTCATCTTCCAGGCCATGGACGCAGCCGGCAAGGATGGCGCCATCAAGCATGTCATGAGCGGCATCAACCCACAGGGATGCCAGGTCTACAGCTTCAAAGCTCCTTCCAACGAGGAACTGGACCACGACTATCTGTGGCGCTGCTTCAAAGCCCTACCCGAGCGCGGCCGCATCGGCATCTTCAATCGCTCCTACTACGAGGAGGTGCTGGTCACCAAGGTGCATCCCGCCATCATCGAGAGCCAGAAACTGCCGGCCCACCTCAAGGACAAAAAGATCTACCAGCGCCGCTATCGCGAGATCAACAACTTCGAGGAGTACCTCCACAACAACGGCATCATCACCCTGAAGTTCTTCCTCAACGTCTCGCGCGACGAGCAGAAGAAGCGGTTCCTGGAACGCATCGATCGCGACGAGAAGAACTGGAAGTTTTCCGCCTCCGACGCCAAGGAGCGCAGCCATTGGGACGAGTACATGCAGGCCTACGCAGAATGCATCCGCGCCACCAGCACGAAGAATTCACCCTGGTACGTCATCCCCGCCGACAACAAGTGGGTCTCGCGGCTGGCCGTCGCCGGCATCATGTACCAAACGCTGAAAGGGCTCAAACTGGAGTACCCCACAGTCTCCGAGCAGCAGAAACAGGCGCTGACCGAAGCCAAACGCCTGCTGGAAGCCGAGAAATAG
- a CDS encoding polysaccharide deacetylase family protein, whose protein sequence is MILFLIVLLCLPLSAQDAPKRSVAFTFDDLPNGGARMPLDQLTAMTAKLLDSIKQAHMPAIGFVNEEKLDIDGERDQRIALLNRWLDAGCPLGNHTYSHPDLNKVPLLTYQEDILKGEHVISGLMKDHGLTLNWFRYPFTHTGNTGQSRDSIEGFLQRKGYRIAPFTVETSDYLFAQLYRNALDKGDQDMAKRIRTAYVDYTQQMFTWFERLSQDTLGYELPQILLIHANRLNADAVPDLAAMLRRRGYTFVSLDAAMKDEAYRRRDGYVGDNGPSYLHRWAITAGKPNRLREEPDPPSWIVDMFREQTK, encoded by the coding sequence ATGATTCTATTTCTAATCGTGTTGCTGTGCCTGCCCTTGAGCGCTCAGGACGCCCCCAAGCGCAGCGTCGCCTTCACCTTCGACGACCTGCCCAATGGAGGGGCCCGGATGCCCCTCGATCAGCTCACTGCGATGACCGCAAAGCTGCTCGACTCCATCAAACAGGCGCACATGCCGGCCATCGGGTTCGTCAACGAGGAGAAACTCGATATCGACGGTGAACGCGATCAGCGCATCGCTCTCCTCAACCGCTGGCTGGACGCAGGCTGTCCGCTGGGCAACCACACTTACTCCCACCCGGATCTCAACAAGGTGCCTCTGCTTACCTATCAGGAAGACATCCTCAAGGGCGAGCATGTCATCAGCGGCCTGATGAAGGATCACGGCCTCACTCTCAACTGGTTCCGCTATCCCTTCACCCACACAGGCAACACCGGACAGAGCCGCGACTCCATTGAGGGCTTCCTCCAGCGCAAGGGCTACCGCATCGCGCCGTTCACCGTGGAAACCTCCGACTACCTGTTCGCCCAACTCTACCGGAACGCCCTCGACAAGGGTGATCAGGACATGGCCAAGCGGATCCGCACCGCCTACGTGGACTACACCCAACAGATGTTTACCTGGTTCGAGCGCCTCTCCCAGGACACACTCGGCTATGAACTCCCCCAGATCCTTCTCATTCATGCAAATCGGCTGAATGCCGACGCCGTCCCCGACCTCGCCGCCATGCTCAGACGCCGCGGCTACACCTTCGTCTCCCTCGATGCGGCAATGAAGGACGAAGCCTATCGCCGCCGCGACGGCTACGTTGGCGACAATGGCCCCTCCTATCTCCATCGCTGGGCCATCACGGCCGGAAAACCGAACCGTCTGCGGGAGGAGCCCGATCCCCCCTCGTGGATTGTCGACATGTTCCGGGAGCAGACGAAGTAG
- a CDS encoding HlyD family efflux transporter periplasmic adaptor subunit, with translation MSTLLSPSSIPPSAQEPEAPPSANRTWSWLFLLILTIGGVSGYHYFTARQADARRAEAARHQHVARVRKGDLLVRVRLSGSTSARNFANVVVPKLTMPESDQPLTLMTLVSSGALVHKGQVVAAFDPQGARDHLDDTVDGLRARETTLKRFRTQLEVESEAWVQELRKAKATLDRARLDLRTLEVRSAIQQQLFQLAVEEAQAAYEAANGDLPIKLESQAAALRINELTRDVEKLHVARHQRDIERMTIHAPAEGMAVVQDVNRPGGDRVAIAVGDRVTPGTLIMRVIDRKSMQVEGYINQSQNGQFHIGQEATVRLEAFPDAVYKAKVSAVGALATTPGRSQYFIRNIPIRMEILDADDRVLPDLSASADVVVDHEKDVLLAPAEAIQQENGETFVYVRKGDSLEKRNVTRGRIYGPDAVLTGGVEEGEEIVIQ, from the coding sequence ATGTCCACCCTGCTGTCGCCCTCGTCAATACCTCCGTCCGCCCAGGAACCGGAAGCGCCGCCATCGGCCAACCGGACTTGGTCGTGGCTATTCCTATTGATCCTGACTATCGGAGGAGTCAGCGGCTACCACTACTTCACCGCCCGCCAGGCCGATGCTCGCCGAGCCGAGGCGGCCAGGCACCAGCACGTGGCCCGGGTCCGCAAGGGAGACCTCCTGGTCCGCGTGCGCCTCAGCGGTTCCACCTCCGCCCGGAACTTCGCGAACGTGGTGGTGCCCAAACTGACGATGCCGGAGTCCGACCAACCACTGACGCTCATGACACTTGTCTCCTCGGGCGCCTTGGTCCACAAAGGGCAGGTGGTCGCCGCCTTCGACCCTCAGGGAGCCCGCGACCATCTGGACGACACAGTCGACGGCCTTCGCGCGCGGGAAACCACCCTCAAGCGCTTCCGGACGCAGCTTGAAGTGGAAAGCGAGGCGTGGGTCCAGGAACTGCGCAAGGCAAAGGCTACCCTCGATCGCGCCCGGCTCGACCTCCGTACCCTCGAGGTGCGCTCCGCCATCCAGCAGCAGCTTTTCCAACTCGCCGTCGAAGAAGCTCAGGCGGCCTACGAAGCCGCGAACGGGGATCTGCCCATTAAGCTCGAGTCCCAAGCGGCCGCACTGCGCATCAATGAGCTCACCAGGGACGTCGAGAAACTGCATGTCGCCCGCCATCAGCGCGACATCGAACGCATGACCATCCACGCCCCCGCCGAAGGTATGGCAGTAGTCCAGGACGTGAACCGGCCCGGAGGCGACCGGGTCGCCATCGCTGTAGGCGACCGCGTCACGCCAGGGACGCTGATCATGCGCGTCATCGATCGCAAGAGCATGCAGGTGGAAGGCTACATCAACCAGTCGCAAAATGGGCAGTTCCACATCGGACAGGAAGCCACGGTGCGTCTGGAGGCGTTCCCAGACGCCGTCTACAAAGCCAAAGTCTCGGCGGTCGGAGCCCTGGCGACCACCCCCGGCCGCTCCCAGTACTTCATCCGGAACATCCCAATCCGCATGGAGATCCTCGACGCCGACGACCGCGTCCTGCCCGATCTTTCCGCGTCCGCCGATGTTGTCGTGGACCACGAGAAAGACGTCCTCCTCGCCCCGGCCGAGGCCATCCAGCAGGAGAACGGCGAGACGTTCGTCTACGTCCGCAAAGGCGATTCCCTGGAGAAACGGAACGTCACTAGGGGCCGTATCTACGGCCCGGACGCCGTCCTTACCGGCGGTGTCGAAGAAGGCGAAGAGATCGTGATCCAGTAG
- a CDS encoding sugar-binding domain-containing protein produces the protein MRLALLLVSIVATIFAQQIPRPEHPQPQFMRSAWMSLNGPWAFEFDDGGKGLAEDWAAAGKKFSKSIVVPFCFESARSGIGDTSFHPVVWYQRSFTTPAEWKGRSVLLNFGAVDYQAEVWVNGRNAGSHEGGNTPFRFDITPFLKVGANTVTVRAWDPPTDRAIPRGKQYWEPKSRSIFYTRTSGIWQSVWLEAAGASRIDSLKIEASNSGAVEFQARIANPEPGLTLAYTVKSGESVVASGVGSAADGKYVAAGAFIRGPKLWSVEHPNLYDVTLQLRKGEAVLDTVQSYFGFRKVALENGRVTINGRPVYLKFVLDQGYWPESLLTPPSDEAMQYDIRMTKEMGFNGARKHQKLEDPRFLYWADRMGFLVSDEMANAYLFDEQYVQRFQKEWMEAVERDINHPSVIIWAPLNESWGVPDLADARQQSHLRALYHMTKSMDPSRLVIDNEGWQHTETTDLFAVHDYTADMSGLLSRWSKVEVKPGAVLPPHGVNYLAPGQVYNGSPLYLSEFGGIAFILPGSKVPEAAWGYSGVEKTADAAMGRLNGQYEAIRQSPIIGICYTQITDVEQEINGLMTYDRKPKFDVKRLKDMNDRLK, from the coding sequence ATGCGGTTAGCTCTATTACTAGTTTCCATCGTTGCCACGATCTTCGCTCAGCAGATACCCAGGCCGGAACATCCACAACCCCAGTTTATGCGTAGTGCGTGGATGAGCCTGAACGGGCCGTGGGCGTTTGAATTCGACGATGGCGGCAAGGGCCTGGCTGAGGATTGGGCGGCCGCGGGCAAGAAGTTCTCGAAGTCGATTGTGGTTCCATTCTGCTTCGAAAGTGCCCGGAGCGGGATTGGCGACACGAGCTTTCATCCGGTGGTGTGGTATCAACGCAGCTTCACGACGCCCGCGGAGTGGAAGGGCCGCAGCGTACTGCTGAATTTCGGCGCGGTGGACTACCAGGCCGAGGTTTGGGTGAACGGGCGGAACGCCGGATCGCATGAGGGCGGCAACACTCCGTTCCGATTTGACATCACTCCGTTCCTGAAGGTGGGCGCGAACACGGTGACAGTGCGGGCCTGGGATCCTCCGACGGACCGGGCGATCCCCCGCGGGAAGCAGTATTGGGAGCCGAAGTCGCGCAGCATCTTCTACACGCGCACCTCGGGGATCTGGCAGAGCGTCTGGCTGGAAGCGGCGGGCGCGAGCCGCATCGATTCCCTGAAGATCGAAGCCTCGAACAGCGGGGCGGTGGAGTTTCAGGCACGCATTGCGAACCCCGAACCTGGGTTGACGCTGGCCTACACCGTGAAGAGCGGCGAGAGCGTGGTGGCTAGCGGTGTAGGCTCGGCCGCGGATGGGAAGTACGTAGCGGCGGGTGCGTTTATCCGCGGGCCGAAGCTGTGGTCGGTGGAGCATCCGAATCTCTATGACGTCACCCTGCAACTGAGGAAGGGTGAGGCTGTGCTGGATACGGTGCAGAGCTATTTCGGGTTCCGGAAGGTGGCCCTTGAGAACGGGCGGGTGACGATCAACGGGCGGCCGGTGTATCTGAAATTCGTGCTGGACCAGGGCTACTGGCCGGAGAGCCTGCTGACGCCGCCGTCGGACGAGGCGATGCAGTACGACATCCGGATGACGAAGGAGATGGGGTTCAACGGAGCGCGCAAGCATCAGAAGCTGGAGGACCCACGGTTTCTGTACTGGGCCGACAGAATGGGCTTCCTGGTGTCGGACGAGATGGCCAATGCCTATCTGTTCGACGAGCAGTATGTGCAGCGGTTCCAAAAAGAGTGGATGGAGGCGGTGGAGCGGGATATCAACCATCCGTCGGTGATCATCTGGGCTCCGCTGAATGAGAGTTGGGGTGTACCGGATCTGGCGGATGCCAGGCAGCAGAGCCATTTGCGAGCCCTGTATCACATGACGAAGTCGATGGATCCGTCGCGGCTGGTGATTGACAACGAGGGGTGGCAGCACACGGAGACTACCGATCTGTTCGCGGTGCATGACTATACGGCGGACATGAGCGGGCTGTTGTCGCGCTGGTCGAAGGTGGAGGTGAAGCCGGGCGCGGTGCTGCCTCCGCATGGGGTGAACTATCTGGCTCCGGGGCAGGTGTACAACGGGTCACCGCTGTACTTGAGCGAGTTCGGCGGCATCGCATTCATCCTGCCGGGATCGAAGGTGCCGGAGGCGGCTTGGGGCTACTCGGGCGTTGAGAAGACAGCCGATGCCGCGATGGGGCGGCTGAACGGGCAGTATGAGGCCATCCGGCAGAGCCCGATCATCGGCATCTGCTACACGCAGATTACCGATGTGGAGCAGGAGATCAACGGGTTGATGACCTATGATCGCAAGCCGAAGTTCGATGTGAAGCGACTGAAGGACATGAACGACCGGCTGAAGTAG
- a CDS encoding glutaminyl-peptide cyclotransferase → MRHVVGAAWMPLVFTLLAVAATPEYGFRVVRTFPHDRSAFTEGFEFRGGYFYESTGQMGRSTLRKVEVESGRVVQGLPLSPSVFGEGVTVLNQQIVQLTYQGGLGFVYSQPDFRLLRTFRYNGEGWGLANDGRTIYMSDGTSGIRCLDPVSLRELRRLQVHEGAEKIQYINELEIVQGEIWANVWQTEKIARISPQDGRILGWIDLSGLLPAAEARGVDVMNGIAYDAMGDRLFVTGKYWPKVFEIKVVPKAPGRR, encoded by the coding sequence ATGAGACATGTCGTCGGCGCGGCGTGGATGCCGCTTGTTTTCACACTTCTAGCGGTGGCGGCTACTCCGGAGTACGGGTTCCGCGTGGTGCGAACATTTCCGCATGATAGATCGGCCTTCACGGAGGGGTTTGAGTTCCGTGGTGGATATTTCTACGAGAGCACGGGGCAGATGGGGCGTTCCACGCTTCGCAAAGTGGAGGTGGAAAGCGGCCGAGTCGTCCAGGGGTTGCCGCTCTCGCCCAGTGTTTTCGGGGAGGGAGTCACCGTCCTGAACCAGCAGATCGTTCAACTGACCTATCAGGGCGGATTGGGTTTCGTCTACTCGCAACCGGACTTTCGGCTGCTGCGGACCTTCCGATACAACGGTGAGGGCTGGGGGCTCGCCAACGATGGCCGGACGATCTACATGAGCGATGGCACAAGCGGGATCCGGTGCCTGGATCCGGTGAGCCTTCGCGAACTGAGGCGGCTCCAGGTACACGAAGGGGCAGAGAAGATCCAATATATCAATGAGTTAGAGATTGTTCAGGGCGAGATATGGGCCAACGTCTGGCAGACTGAGAAGATTGCCAGGATCTCTCCGCAGGACGGGCGGATCCTCGGGTGGATCGACTTGAGCGGGCTTCTGCCGGCCGCCGAAGCGCGAGGCGTGGACGTCATGAACGGGATCGCTTATGACGCGATGGGCGACCGGCTCTTCGTGACCGGCAAGTACTGGCCCAAGGTCTTCGAGATCAAGGTGGTGCCGAAGGCCCCCGGGCGCCGCTGA
- a CDS encoding sodium-translocating pyrophosphatase, with amino-acid sequence MALLAMAGSMPLLAQPAEHHGGEANLILPDLNSATFLGGIGGRTLLMGGLVVCAFGLLFGLLFYTKLKNMPVHKSMLEVSELIYETCKTYLTTQGKFLMILECFIGVIILFYFGYLQAMPIYKVVIILLFSLIGIGGSYGVAAFGIRVNTFANSRTSFASLRGKPFPCYDIPLQAGMSIGMMLISVELLLMLFILLFIPGELAGSCFIGFAIGESLGAAALRVAGGIFTKIADIGADLMKIVFKIKEDDVRNPGVIADCTGDNAGDSVGPSADGFETYGVTGVALISFILLGINEKVAGPTYATIQVQLLVWIFVMRVMMMIASGVSYFINHGIAKAKYGNADKMNYETPLTTLVWLTSILSIVLTYIVSYMMVPELKGDTSLWWKLATVISCGTLAGALIPEFVKVFTSTESRHVREVVISSKEGGASLNILSGLIAGNFSAYWLGFAMLGLMGIAYGVSTLGLASLMMAPAVFALGLVAFGFLGMGPVTIAVDSYGPVTDNAQSVYELSMIEAIPGIEKEIEKDFGFKPNFDVAKDNLEENDGAGNTFKATAKPVLIGTAVVGATTMIFSIIVALTNGLDPSLVGNLSILHTPFFFGLIAGGAVIYWFTGASCQAVSTGAYRAVEFIKDNIKLESTEKASVEDSKKVVEICTKYAQKGMFNIFLVVFFSTLAFAFIEEYFFIGYLISIAIFGLYQAIFMANAGGAWDNAKKIVETEMKAKGTDLHAACVVGDTVGDPFKDTSSVALNPIIKFTTLFGLLAVELAVSMRKSDPTSPLSMILAVIFFLISTVFVYRSFYGMRIEGK; translated from the coding sequence ATGGCATTGCTGGCCATGGCGGGCTCGATGCCGTTGCTGGCTCAGCCGGCTGAGCACCACGGCGGAGAAGCCAATCTCATCCTGCCCGATCTGAACTCCGCAACCTTCCTCGGCGGTATCGGCGGCCGCACGCTCCTCATGGGCGGCCTCGTCGTCTGCGCGTTCGGCCTGCTCTTCGGCCTCCTGTTCTACACCAAGCTGAAGAACATGCCGGTTCACAAGTCCATGCTGGAAGTCTCTGAGTTGATCTACGAAACCTGCAAAACCTACCTCACCACGCAGGGCAAATTCCTCATGATCCTCGAGTGCTTCATCGGCGTGATCATCCTGTTCTACTTTGGTTATTTGCAGGCGATGCCGATCTACAAGGTCGTCATCATCCTCTTGTTCTCGCTCATCGGCATCGGCGGCAGCTACGGCGTAGCGGCGTTCGGCATCCGCGTGAACACCTTCGCCAACTCCCGCACTTCGTTTGCCAGCCTGCGCGGCAAGCCCTTCCCCTGCTACGACATTCCCCTGCAGGCCGGCATGAGCATCGGCATGATGCTGATCTCTGTCGAACTGCTGTTGATGCTCTTCATCCTGTTGTTTATCCCCGGCGAGTTGGCCGGCTCCTGCTTCATCGGCTTCGCCATCGGCGAATCGCTCGGCGCGGCCGCCCTTCGCGTGGCCGGCGGCATCTTCACCAAGATCGCCGACATCGGCGCCGACCTGATGAAGATCGTGTTCAAGATCAAGGAAGACGACGTCCGCAACCCCGGCGTCATCGCCGACTGCACGGGCGACAACGCGGGCGACTCGGTTGGACCTTCGGCCGACGGTTTCGAAACCTACGGCGTCACCGGCGTCGCGCTCATCAGCTTCATCCTCCTCGGCATCAACGAGAAGGTCGCGGGCCCCACTTACGCCACCATCCAGGTTCAGCTGCTGGTCTGGATCTTCGTCATGCGCGTCATGATGATGATCGCCTCCGGCGTCAGCTACTTCATCAACCACGGCATCGCCAAGGCCAAGTACGGCAACGCCGACAAGATGAACTACGAGACGCCCCTCACCACGCTGGTGTGGCTCACCTCCATCCTGTCCATCGTTCTCACCTACATCGTCAGCTACATGATGGTGCCCGAACTCAAGGGTGATACCTCGCTGTGGTGGAAGCTTGCCACGGTCATCAGCTGCGGTACGCTCGCCGGCGCGCTCATCCCCGAGTTCGTGAAGGTCTTCACCTCCACCGAATCCCGCCACGTCCGGGAAGTCGTCATCTCGTCCAAGGAAGGTGGCGCTTCGCTGAATATCCTTTCCGGCCTCATCGCCGGCAACTTCTCGGCTTACTGGCTCGGCTTCGCCATGCTCGGCCTGATGGGGATCGCCTACGGCGTGTCCACGCTCGGTCTGGCCAGCCTGATGATGGCGCCCGCCGTCTTCGCTCTCGGCCTGGTCGCCTTCGGCTTCCTCGGCATGGGCCCGGTCACCATCGCCGTCGACTCTTACGGCCCTGTGACTGACAACGCCCAGTCCGTCTACGAGCTTTCCATGATCGAAGCCATCCCTGGCATCGAGAAGGAGATCGAGAAGGACTTCGGCTTCAAACCGAACTTCGACGTCGCCAAGGACAACCTGGAAGAGAACGACGGCGCCGGCAATACCTTCAAGGCAACCGCCAAGCCCGTGCTCATCGGTACCGCTGTCGTCGGCGCCACCACCATGATCTTCTCCATCATCGTGGCGCTCACCAACGGTCTCGATCCCAGCCTCGTCGGTAACCTCTCCATCCTCCATACCCCGTTCTTCTTTGGTCTGATCGCGGGCGGCGCGGTGATCTACTGGTTCACCGGCGCATCCTGCCAGGCCGTCTCCACCGGCGCCTATCGCGCGGTTGAGTTCATCAAGGACAACATCAAGCTGGAAAGCACGGAAAAGGCTTCCGTGGAAGACTCGAAGAAGGTCGTCGAGATCTGTACGAAGTATGCCCAGAAGGGCATGTTCAACATCTTCCTCGTCGTCTTCTTCTCCACCCTCGCCTTCGCGTTCATCGAAGAGTACTTCTTCATCGGCTACCTGATCTCCATCGCCATCTTCGGCTTGTATCAGGCCATCTTCATGGCCAACGCCGGCGGCGCCTGGGACAATGCCAAGAAGATCGTTGAAACCGAGATGAAGGCCAAGGGCACCGACCTCCACGCCGCCTGCGTCGTGGGCGACACCGTTGGCGACCCCTTCAAGGACACCTCTTCAGTGGCCCTCAACCCGATCATCAAGTTCACCACCCTCTTCGGCCTGCTGGCCGTCGAACTGGCCGTCTCCATGCGGAAGTCGGATCCGACGTCCCCGCTGTCGATGATCCTCGCGGTGATCTTCTTCCTGATCTCCACTGTCTTCGTCTACCGCTCCTTCTACGGGATGCGCATCGAAGGCAAGTAA